The Triticum aestivum cultivar Chinese Spring chromosome 3A, IWGSC CS RefSeq v2.1, whole genome shotgun sequence genome includes a region encoding these proteins:
- the LOC123058523 gene encoding uncharacterized protein: protein MGRSAISQALPVHQEDEDLFETSSSFSCDSDDEAQFSDGEDQFVPASPPVRRLNSDSVYDLSSIKAELSAKKEGLSKYYDGKSQSFACMSEVRCLEDLPKKSPYKKIKSCRSNINLDGNQRDCPVTGSNNSKGIAKQSSASSCANLMMARTSSANMLYRPPAIPVNKSACHQ, encoded by the exons ATGGGCAGATCTGCAATTTCTCAGGCCCTCCCGGTGCACCAGGAGGACGAAGACCTGTTCGAGACCTCGTCATCCTTCTCCTGCGACTCCGACGACGAGGCCCAGTTCTCGGACGGCGAGGACCAGTTTGTGCCGGCTTCCCCGCCGGTGCGGAGACTCAACTCTGACAGCGTCTACGATCTGTCGTCCATCAAGGCTGAGCTCTCTGCCAA GAAAGAAGGGTTGTCCAAGTACTACGACGGAAAGTCCCAGTCGTTCGCGTGCATGTCCGAGGTGAGGTGCCTGGAGGATCTGCCCAAGAAGAGCCCCTACAAGAAGATCAAGTCATGCAGGAGCAACATCAATCTAGACGGAAACCAGAGAGATTGCCCCGTAACTGGTTCTAACAACAGCAAAGGAATCGCCAAGCAGAGCTCTGCGAGTTCCTGCGCGAATCTGATGATGGCGCGGACCAGCAGCGCCAACATGCTCTACAGGCCTCCGGCGATCCCTGTTAACAAGAGCGCGTGCCACCAGTAG